TCCCAATACCATTTCTGCAAAAATATAAGCACATTCTCTGTTTCCACTCTGATCACATAtccaaattaaaacattttcaaaactttACACACAATCGATCTACTTTTGGCACAATTCTcataaatgtaatgtctttCACATGGAAAGCACAACTATTCAAAATTTTAAACACAAATTACCAATTGGCCACATCACCAGTTCAGACACTAGTCGTACAAATCTTCATTTAGCAATCACAACATACATATGAATAAAAGGGCCACAGATATGTATGCTCTCCTGTATTAGTGAACAATGGATGGCAATGCTGCAGTGAGAGTCAGTCAGTCGCAACTGGTTCCTTACCCACCCCAGATTTTCCAACATGTCTCCCACCATATTCACCATTTCAGAATCTAATTGAAGAACTTTTCTTTGCATGGTGATAGAAAGTTCATGACTATCATTGGCCCCTTCTTCAGGCAATGGAGGAGAGATGTGGTGATATTCCTAAATAAGCACTCAAGGGTTAAATACGTCATGCCAGGAGATACCTTCTGCTGCTTGGCCAGGGAAAACATTGCATGTGAGGTGGATGTGGTTCTGTGGCCAGACAGAACAAAAGACAGGATGCAgccaaaatgtttattattttgatagTTCGAATTTAGTcttctgtatacagtatatctattTATCTCATGTATAGAGAACACCTTGAATACCAACAATTTCTGTTGAAATGTTTACATTAGTTTtgaaaaattaaacttttattggtgtgtgttttatattttagaatAGAGTAACATGTTCCACTGTCCATAGTTGTATGTGAAACTCTGAAAATGCAAAAGGCATAAGCCTACTGAAAAGATATTCATAACAGTGTTAATCATTAAGGAAATCAGTGTCAAATTGGTTCTCAATAAGGTTTATTCATatgatgcatgtgtgtataatttTGACACAAAGATTTGATTTTGAGAAGAGGTGATATGGTTTTGACAGAAAAGTTATTTCTAATAAGTTAATACCCCTCTATATTATGTTCATACCCAAGCCTTATCTCTGTAATCCCGACTATGTCATAACCTCCTCTCTAACAGCGTCAagttacaaaaatgtattttataaattaatattactatcctccctgcccccccccccccaacaagtTCCTAGTTTAAATAATCCTGCGCTTCCCGAAGCATACGGGTAATGCAGGATTGCACATTGAGGACTTCTGACAACGATgagcttttcacctgtatgaaccCACTTTCAGCTGTATAAATTAGATTTCTTAGAAAAGCTTGgcccacactgatcacatttgcTTTCCTCTTGTATGAATCATTTGATGGTTGTTTAAATCCCCTTTCCttaaaaaacacttcccacagtgagtgcatgtgtagggcttttcacctgaatgaaTTTTCTGGTGGGTACTTAATTGGTTTTTTTGaagaaaacacttcccacactgagtacatGTGTATGGCTTTTCTCCTGTATGAATCCTCTGATGAATTTTTAAACCACTTTTCCttaaaaaacacttcccacactgagtacaAGTGttgggcttttcacctgtatgaatccTCTGGTGGGTGAATAAATTGGATTTATTACcgaaacacttcccacactgagtgCACATGTAAGGCTTTtctcctgtatgaattctctgatgcttatttaaatcacttttctttaaaaaacccttcccacagtgtgtgcatgcgtaggGCTTCTCTCCTGTATGGATTTTCTGGTGGGTACTTAAATGGTTTTTTTGaagaaaacacttcccacactgagtacaggtgTATGGCTTTTCTCCTGTATGAATTCTTTGATGAATTTTTAAATCACTTTTCCataaaaaacacttcccacactgagtacaggtgttgggcttttcacctgtatgaattctctggtgggtGAATAAATTGGATTTATTACcgaaacacttcccacactgagtgCACATGTAAGGCTTTtctcctgtatgaattctctgatgcttatttaaatcacttttctttaaaaaacacttcccacagtgagtgcatgtgtaggGCTTTTCTCCTGTATGAATTTTCTGGTGGGTAAATAAATTGGTTTTTTGAAGAAAACGcttcccacactgagtacacGTGTATGGCTTTtctcctgtatgaattctctgatgctTATTTAAATcacctttctttaaaaaacacttcccacagtCAGTACATGTATAGGGCTTTTCTCCTGTATGAATTTCCTGGTGGGTACATAAATGTGATTTCTGaagaaaacacttcccacaatgACTGCACATGTAAGGCCTTTCTCccgtatgaattctctggtgttTTTGTAAAGCAGATGCTGCAGTAAAACACTTTCCACACTGAGAGCATTCAAAAGGCTTTTCTCCTGTATGAGTTCTCTGATGGAGCATCAAAGTATATTTTGCTGAAAAACTCTTCTCACATTGAAAACATGTGTAGGGACTTTGACCTGTGTGAAATCTCTGGTGGTTGTTTAAGTCACATTTCCTTaaaaaacacttctcacactggGAACATTGGTGGGGCTTGTCACCTGTATGGATTCCATCATCTTGGATTAATTGCAAAGGTTCAGTCTGGCTGTGATCAACAGCAGCTCCATCAAGCACAGTGTCCTTGAGATCACTCACTAACATTTCACTGGATTCAAGCTTCACATCATCAGAtttaataacacatttaatatcTTCCAAGACACCGATGGGTTCAGCCTTATTGTAGCCTCCATCATCAGTCTCagttttgatttggtcagggTGCAGATGGGTGACACACGCCAGCTCTGCAAACTCCAGGCTCTCTGTCTTAATAAGATCCCCAGAGTTGTTGGTGCCCAGATCAGTCTCTGTTTTTATCAGTACTGTGTCTTTGTGGTGTGCACCATTGACCCCGCTGTGGGCTGTAACACACTCCAGTGAGTTGGGTCCCGGTGTAGTAGATTttgtctctgactctgccatGTGGACAGACTCCAGACCACAGActtcctcttctttcagtctgatcctgTTAGCTCTGGTAGGGTCGTCTCAGTGTCTCATCtcatactgctgctcaaaggtgtgcagaagggcagctcctggagggaaacttaaaaaataaaggtACAAGATTCAGGGCTTTTACTTACTTAAGTTCTGGACCTGTGAAAATCACATTTTGTGCCGCAATGCGTTCTTCATCATGACAGCTGGCAAAATTCAAATTTATAGTTCTGTATCATCTTTATCaaccaacacacagaaaaagatcCAAGAGGTGCTGTGGGAAAACCTCCTGGAGTCCTATTAAAGGGCATGGAATAGCCCTTTAATAGACTCATAGGTTATATTAGCTTGCTAACATTATAATATCCAGGACTGTGCTTAGGATTAGTGCTTACTAGCAGCAACAATACAAATATTGTCCTTCACATTTTCACCCTTATGTCCTTTACTCATCCTTCAAGAAATTGGTTGTAAACCTGGAGGATTTGTAGCCTACAAATGAGAGCAAAATACTCTCCCTAACTAGTCAAATGATCAACCAGTTTCTTCACCTCTAACATGATTGTGCTACTCAGAgcctaaagtttttttttctaaaactacatgttggcatttatattttaattgaatgttttgttttgtattttttcatttattgcaCAAAAAGATCAAACATATACAACATGCTGCTAATGAGCTCCTGCAAACAATGTATACAACACAAGTGGCAAACAATAGGCCAGGTGgttaatgaaaaatacaatttcaataaGAATCTTTAAGTTCTTACAAATCTCATATACTTCCAAagttttcttgtttttacattgaaaaatggaagaaaataaacctTGGAAAATTAATTGTGTATGAGGGCAATACCAGACACATCGTTTCATCATGTTCCCcacaaaatgtacagttgatatttttgtcttttcgCAAATAATGACTCGGATCAAACCTATGGGTAATCTTTCCATGGCTTTTCCCACCAACGTTTGTGGATCGTTTTTAATTGAAACGATCTAATCCAGGTCTGCCATGAACGTGATATAAACGCCCTGCTACCGGTATTCATTCATAGATTGCCACAAACCTTCCTAGATTTAGACCCGCTTATCCTCCAACATGGCggctaatattttaaaatgtgggcTAGCCTACACAACAGGAATGTAACGCATTCAATTTCATAGTTGGCTACGCAACAAAATGCAACAACACATAACAGAAACTGAACACGTTTCTCGAGAGAGGTTTAACGGTTAAAGCAACCGTTAAGTATATACTTGCAGAGTCTCACTAGTAGTGAACGTAACCCATTAAAAACTAGCCAATTAATAAAtagatatgtatatataaagaCAATTATAATCTCACCGTATTTATTCCCATTGATTTACTTCCTTAGGTTGATAGATTAAAATGAATTCCATTTTAAACGACCCCCAGTGTGTCAAACTGTCTAGTGACTTAATGGTGGGTCGTTCTCAGGTCACGACAACAAACGCCATCAACTACTCTCTGtattacgtaattgttttgtttttttacgttTATTAGTCCACGGCTGCGAgcatgcaggtttttttttaccatttcaaaTTAAAGCATCTCCTCAGTGGGAAAAACCAGAGCTCAGAATATGATGCTCTTCTTCTCCTGTTTTCATTGGCGACATTATAAAAGTTGTTGGGAATATTACCGCCACCTTCTGGGGTGGAGTGTGGCcccccacaggcaatttagactctccaatcagcttaacctgcatgtctttggactgtgggaggaaaccggagtacccggaggaaacccacgcagaaaCGGGGCGAACCTGCAAacgccacacagagaggccccggccgaccgggattcgaactcaggaccaccttgctgtgaggcggcagtgctacccactgcaccatccgcgcTGCCCCGTTCCAATTTTGCCTTGGCTAAATGTTCATTATACATTCAGCTGAGAACATacaaaacattagcctcattggagTTTTCGTTCTAGTGATATTGGGTCTTGGGGGGTGGCACCCAAAAAGTCACTCACAAGTGGAAATTAATTTGTGTCCAATTTGGAGCTTCATAtctttgccattaaagcaagGAAAAAATCTGATAACATGAAGACTAACACCATTTTCTGTCTACTTTCAGATTATGAACTCCGATTTTCAatcctaaaaaagaaaaaggttatgGTCATTCAGAACAGATGGTTTACTACTTGGCGTATAATTTCCAACATCTAAAATGGTGCATATCATGGTCAAGAACTGCCAAAAGAAAGATTAAGTCAAATTGaggattcataaaaataaataaacacttaCACAATGCCAAATGTAGTTTAAAATAGGCCTACTCCTGCACAAAAATATCTGAGGCATGTTTTGATCATTTCAAAGAGAACCTTAACTTTAATGCACAATATACCCTCCTTTGAAATAGATCATTTGACTTAACAATgatacaaagtattaaaccagggataAAAAGACTTGTGGAACCAGTtgtttggggaaatacatttttatttggtcgattccattgaatcattaataatgcaCACAACACAAGTTGGAAAATACAGCTTATGTCTGCATCATTTTTTTAGTCTacaagggtggcaataattctggagcctactgtatATCCTCGAGACTGAGGTTGAGGTCAGGGCCTGCAGTTTGTGAGAGAgggataaaaacacacaaatacatagacacacatctGTATGAAATTCTTCTGACCAACTTCTTGTCATTAGGAAGTTCATACCCAGAGATCacgagggacagagggagggagagagcccTTGAAGCCTTGGGATTTATTACTATACCGGTTTCTTGAGGCCTCACAGGGGACTTCAGAATTTGGAGAATCTAGCACGTTTATTCAAGTTTTAATTAGTGTGATTATACAAAGAGGAAAACACTTTCCTTTCACACAGGACTTCTCACACCAATGAGCTTTTCATCTGCATGAACCCGCTCATGGCTGTGTAAATTAGATTCTTGACAAAAGCTTTccccacactgatcacatttgtatGACTTTTCTCTTGTAGGAATTATTTGATGTCGGTTTAAATCTCTATTCCTtaaaaagcacttcccacagtGAGTACATGCATGGGGCTTTTCTCCCGCCTGAATTCgctgatgcatttttaaatcacttttccttaaaaaacacatcccacactgagtacaggtgTAGGGCTTTTCTCCTGTATGAATCCTCTGGTGGTTACTTAAATTAGGTTTAGTaacaaaacacttcccacactgagtacatATGTACGGCTTTtctcctgtatgaattctctgatgcatttttaaataacttTTCCTCAAAAAACACTTTCCACAGTGAGAACATGTGTGGGGCTTTTCTCCTGCATGAATTTGCTGATGCATTTCTAAATCACCTTTCCTTAAAAAACTCCTCCCACACCGAGTACAGGTGTAGGGCCGTTCACGCGTATGAATTCTGTGGTGGAGTCTTAAATAAGATTTATTAACAAAACACTTTCCACACTGAGAGCATTGGAAGTGCTTTTCACCtctatgaattctctgatggatGTTTAAGTCTCTTTtccttaaaaaacacaaaaaacactccccacactgggagcattgGTGGGGCTTTTCAGCAGTATAGACTCCATCATCTTGGATTAATTTTGACAGATTAAGGCATCTTGCATGCTGGGTGGAAGTGGACTGTTCTGTCCCTGGTTCCTTTCCATTTGGATTTTGCTCACCTGCACATCGCCATGGTTCTGTCCGGTCTTTGCAATCAACAGCAGCTCCAGGAAGCACAGTGTCCTTGAGATCACTCACTAGAATTTCATAGGATTCAAGCTTGACTTCATCAGATTTAATGACTACACATTTAATGTCGTCCAAGACGTTGATGTGGTCAGCGTTATTGTAGCCTCCATCATCAGTCTCAATTTTGATTTGGTCAGGGTGCAGATGGGATACATATGTCATCTTTGTAAAATCCTGGCTCTCTGTCTTAATAAGATCCCCAGTGTTGGTGGCAGCACATTCTGGGTCCAGTGTGTTGAGTCTTAGTGCTGTATACTttgtctctgactctgccatATGGACAGACTTCAGACTACTGAGTTCTtcttctttcagtctgatcctgTTAGCTCTGGTAGGGTTGTCTCAGTGCCTCGTCTCAGACTCCTGCCtgcatcatactgctgctcaaagGTGTGCAGAAGGGCAGCTCCTGGAGGGAAATGGTTCAAGGGATTTAGCTCAAAACTGGTCTAGCAGCGTCAGCTGACAAGCAGACATTTTAATTCCCCATTTGGTCTTTCCTCGCAATTCACAATGTTCAATTACATTAAGAAACTCAACCAATTCCTGCAGTGTCACACCATCAGTTAGAGAATTGCTTTACCATGGAAtcatttttggtgccagacaggatggtttgagtttctcagaaactgttgacctcctgggattttcacacacaacagtctctagagttggcagagaatggtggaaaaaaaatccagtgagcagcagttccgcgAGCAGAaacgcctcgttaatgagagaggtcagaggagaaggggccagcctggtcaaagctgacaggaaggtgacagtcacgcaaataaccccactttacaacagtggtacgcagaagagtatctctgaacacacaacgcgtcgaACCTCTCAGTgaacaggctacagcagcagaagaccaatacgtctaaaaaagaagtccaataaatacctaataaagtgctcattgagtgtatagcTTACTTGCAGGTACTGACAAACAAAATACTAGTCCTCTCAACAATCGTGAGTATCACTATTAAAGTGCTTTTACTTCCAAAATACACGTCTATCACGTGTGTCAACGTTTAATCGTGATTCTTCGGGTATTCGCTAATTTCGGCTCAAGGTTGGGAAATTCTCTCGGTTTACATTTTTGGCGGCTGGCTGGACGGGAGTGGGCTAGCACAACTCCAATCCCATAGTCTGACCACACAAACGTTTCTCAGatttaaaatggtttaaattattaaaacatACGGTGGCCTCTACTTATGACTTTATTTAGGCTACAAGTTTATTTTAGTGCATAATTTACTACGTTAGCCTACTtgcaacagaaatgtatttaaatctgTTTGTGGTGCAAACAGTCGTATTATGAGCAAAAATAACCCATAGAAAGCTTGCCAATTAAGAAATATGTAAAGATAACTACAATCTTACCTGTATTCATTCCGATTTATTTGCTTTGGGTTGAATGATTctaaattcattttaaacaacCCCAAGTGCGTGTTAAACGGTCAAGTAATCGTGGGTCGTTGTTAGGGGAACTAAACGAACGGCATCAACACCTCTCCGTGTAACGTAATTAGTTCTTTTCTTTAAGTTTATTCTTTAAGTCTGCTGCTTGCATGCAGGTTTTCTGACCATTTCATAAAACCTCTCCGCGTTGGAAAAAAGGCCAGGAAGCATGCTGCCTTCTACAGTTTTCATTGGCAGACATTGGGCACATACTTATCTATAAGGAATATTAGGATATTCAGGttacaggcagccattttgtctgcaTTAGCATGGCAGTGCTCACAATTTACTGTGAGAGGAGAGTGCAGACAATTCAATCACACAACTTGTGTGACTGTGTAGGATGACTGCTAGCTTGTCTCAAGAAATATTTAAGGGAGTTTGAGTGTTAtctcctggctaaattcccacaAAAGTGGCTCTCTACATATGTCCATAAAGGATTATAAAAATTATCTGGCTAGCCAACTAGATTAAAACAAGTTGATTGTTACCCAACTAGCTATCACTGGCAATTTTCAAAAATCAGCGTGGTCAAGAATGaaacaacatattttttaaacacatgATTTAATCGTTGCCtattacatacagtaagtgAGCACATCAAAAACATCTCAGTGTGATGTTGGCTTTAGTTTTAGATTACCACTCAACATGATACGCTGCAGCCAGCCCAACCTGGTGAAACCTGGTGAGAGTTATGTGGTAACAGTGGTGGAGCACATCTTTCCAGAGTTGGCAATAAAACAGAGGTAAACACCCTTGTATGgaagaaaataatggaaaaaaaagatttgatcAATTGTTTggataatttttttattgtttttgtttttataataagAATATTGGTACAAAACTGATTTTTTACaaactgaatttgaaaaaaactgaatttgtaAGAACTGCATTTGAGGAAATTCTGGGAAAAACCAAGCTCTTTTTGAGATatgaatacaaaatgaataaattcagATATATCAATTTCACAGTTTACACTTATTTTCTTCCATAGACTTGGGCTTTCTTTTACTTAACATGTTACCAGTTATCATGTTTATTTCCATATCTAAGCAGCAGTTCAAAATTCCTTTccgaataaatacatttgaatatattttcatcattgcaaacttttcacatttaatataagataattaaatatattaaagaaTCAGATATATTACAGTCCAGGACACTTGGCACATAATAAAAATGCAACCCCAGTCACTTGGCTGTTGTTTCATCACGCTGTCCAAAACACTGTTCATTTGAGAAGGACAGTGTACAGCCACATCACTGTTCCAGAATTAGCTATCCAGTAAGTTTGTATCCGTTATCTCTGGGCAGGAAAAAGAAGCAAGTGACAGCTATCAACATCGCTATCAATATTGGAATCGGTGTGGGTATCAGCAAATGATGTGAGGGAAactacatacagacacacaacaatACAAGAAAGGTTTGCTATAAAAACTGCAGGCGATAAtctatttcaatacattttttcatatgaaaacCAAAGGAAGAAGAGCCTGTGTTGTAGTAGGTTTGGAGTATCATTGGTTCTTTAG
The sequence above is a segment of the Conger conger chromosome 4, fConCon1.1, whole genome shotgun sequence genome. Coding sequences within it:
- the LOC133126098 gene encoding gastrula zinc finger protein XlCGF26.1-like isoform X4; protein product: MHQQIHAGEKPHTCSHCGKCFLRKSYLKMHQRIHTGEKPYICTQCGKCFVTKPNLSNHQRIHTGEKPYTCTQCGIGFSAKYTLMLHQRTHTGEKPFECSQCGKCFTAASALQKHQRIHTGERPYMCSHCGKCFLQKSHLCTHQEIHTGEKPYTCTDCGKCFLKKGDLNKHQRIHTGEKPYTCTQCGKRFLQKTNLFTHQKIHTGEKPYTCTHCGKCFLKKSDLNKHQRIHTGEKPYMCTQCGKCFGNKSNLFTHQRIHTGEKPNTCTQCGKCFLWKSDLKIHQRIHTGEKPYTCTQCGKCFLQKNHLSTHQKIHTGEKPYACTHCGKGFLKKSDLNKHQRIHTGEKPYMCTQCGKCFGNKSNLFTHQRIHTGEKPNTCTQCGKCFLRKSGLKIHQRIHTGEKPYTCTQCGKCFLQKNQLSTHQKIHSGEKPYTCTHCGKCFLRKGDLNNHQMIHTRGKQM
- the LOC133126098 gene encoding zinc finger protein 260-like isoform X1, whose amino-acid sequence is MAESETKYTALRLNTLDPECAATNTGDLIKTESQDFTKMTYVSHLHPDQIKIETDDGGYNNADHINVLDDIKCVVIKSDEVKLESYEILVSDLKDTVLPGAAVDCKDRTEPWRCAGEQNPNGKEPGTEQSTSTQHARCLNLSKLIQDDGVYTAEKPHQCSQCGECFLCFLRKRDLNIHQRIHRGEKHFQCSQCGKCFVNKSYLRLHHRIHTRERPYTCTRCGRSFLRKGDLEMHQQIHAGEKPHTCSHCGKCFLRKSYLKMHQRIHTGEKPYICTQCGKCFVTKPNLSNHQRIHTGEKPYTCTQCGMCFLRKSDLKMHQRIQAGEKPHACTHCGKCFLRNRDLNRHQRIHTGDKPHQCSQCEKCFLRKCDLNNHQRFHTGQSPYTCFQCEKSFSAKYTLMLHQRTHTGEKPFECSQCGKCFTAASALQKHQRIHTGERPYMCSHCGKCFLQKSHLCTHQEIHTGEKPYTCTDCGKCFLKKGDLNKHQRIHTGEKPYTCTQCGKRFLQKTNLFTHQKIHTGEKPYTCTHCGKCFLKKSDLNKHQRIHTGEKPYMCTQCGKCFGNKSNLFTHQRIHTGEKPNTCTQCGKCFLWKSDLKIHQRIHTGEKPYTCTQCGKCFLQKNHLSTHQKIHTGEKPYACTHCGKGFLKKSDLNKHQRIHTGEKPYMCTQCGKCFGNKSNLFTHQRIHTGEKPNTCTQCGKCFLRKSGLKIHQRIHTGEKPYTCTQCGKCFLQKNQLSTHQKIHSGEKPYTCTHCGKCFLRKGDLNNHQMIHTRGKQM